One region of Fusobacterium perfoetens genomic DNA includes:
- a CDS encoding CoA-disulfide reductase: protein MKIIIIGGVAAGMSAAAKASRLNKDAQLVIYEKTDIVSWGACGLPYYVGDFYKDPQNMIARPVHKFLEAGMNIKIKHEVIDVNFKTKEITVKNLENGKIFKDNYDKLMIATGASAIIPPIKNISTHGVYTLKDYTDGITLKEEMMKEENQEIIIVGAGYIGIEVVEAAKHLGKRNIRLIQLGERVLMESFDKEITDIMEEEIKSHEGINLHLNETVLEIIEENGKVIGVKTNKGEYKADLIVIATGVRPNTAFLKDTGIKMLANGALIIDEYGKTSIDSVYSAGDCATVYHLVREENVFIPLATTANKIGRIVGENLAGVKTSFKGTLGSAAVKVMNLEAGRTGITEAEAIKKGINYKTVFVKDKNQTNYYPGQEDIFVKLIYNSDTRIILGAQIAGKKGAVLRVDSLAVAIYSKLTVDEIGMMDFCYAPPFARTWDVMNVAGNIAK from the coding sequence ATGAAAATAATTATTATTGGTGGAGTAGCAGCAGGAATGTCTGCAGCAGCAAAAGCTAGCAGACTTAATAAAGATGCTCAGCTTGTAATTTATGAAAAAACAGATATAGTTTCTTGGGGTGCATGTGGTCTTCCATATTATGTGGGAGATTTTTATAAAGATCCTCAAAATATGATAGCAAGACCTGTTCATAAATTTTTAGAAGCTGGAATGAATATTAAAATAAAACATGAAGTTATTGATGTTAATTTTAAAACAAAAGAAATAACAGTAAAAAATCTTGAAAATGGAAAAATTTTTAAAGACAATTATGATAAGCTTATGATAGCAACAGGAGCAAGTGCAATTATACCTCCAATTAAAAATATTTCAACTCATGGAGTTTATACATTAAAAGATTATACTGATGGAATTACTCTTAAAGAAGAAATGATGAAAGAAGAAAATCAAGAAATTATAATTGTAGGTGCTGGATATATAGGAATAGAAGTTGTTGAGGCAGCAAAACATTTGGGAAAAAGAAATATAAGACTTATCCAATTAGGAGAAAGAGTTTTAATGGAAAGCTTTGATAAAGAAATTACAGATATTATGGAAGAAGAAATAAAAAGTCATGAAGGAATAAATCTTCATCTCAATGAAACTGTTCTTGAAATTATTGAAGAAAATGGAAAAGTAATAGGTGTGAAAACAAATAAAGGAGAATATAAAGCCGATCTTATTGTTATAGCAACAGGTGTGAGACCAAATACTGCATTTTTAAAAGATACAGGAATTAAAATGCTTGCGAATGGAGCTTTGATAATTGATGAATACGGAAAGACAAGTATAGATTCTGTTTATTCAGCAGGAGATTGTGCTACAGTTTATCATTTAGTAAGAGAAGAAAATGTATTTATTCCTCTTGCAACAACAGCCAATAAAATAGGAAGAATTGTTGGAGAAAATCTTGCTGGAGTTAAAACTTCATTTAAGGGAACTCTTGGCTCTGCAGCTGTAAAAGTCATGAATTTAGAAGCTGGAAGAACAGGAATAACAGAAGCTGAAGCTATAAAAAAAGGAATAAATTATAAGACAGTTTTTGTAAAAGATAAAAATCAAACAAATTACTATCCAGGACAAGAAGATATATTTGTAAAGCTTATTTATAATAGTGATACAAGAATTATTCTTGGAGCACAAATTGCAGGAAAAAAAGGTGCAGTTTTAAGAGTTGATTCATTAGCTGTTGCAATTTACTCAAAACTTACAGTAGATGAAATAGGAATGATGGATTTTTGTTATGCTCCTCCTTTTGCAAGGACTTGGGATGTAATGAATGTGGCAGGAAATATTGCCAAATAG
- a CDS encoding TonB-dependent receptor — translation MKKTLLAAFIISAAAYAENTAEVTLDKTYVKSTNGFEETLQNTPKNIQVITQGEIEEKNYKDVYEILENSPLITIKNDSLGQAIEMRGSGLNSKGTVQVMVDGMSINPIDINHGTLPLNSIPVSNIEKIEILPGGNGVLFGDGANGGVINIITKDSVEKSESYVGARYGSNNEKIFKAGTATKINDRFSVLVNYQGENSKTNRDDEINKNYNIDATGLIKIDDKSNLSIRYAHYEKETKTADLLTRDEWKADNNQSSVDKAGNQLPESGMINIAGKSMPVGGKIDNSYDILNKSKIKRDDISANYKRELTDNLDFNLTASWQKTTNDINQKELNVLNFAESPLLVNGRPDLANTNSQYKSYYADYIGTFTEEKFKINPSLKYNYGEKSYFILGYDYKLQKSQRDFDNFLDMYKVYNLDSEKESHGAYIFNKTTVGQFEFMQGVRREWTYFDTTKNSHYYHKVMPYITNTSTSGEIFMGVKPGETSNPYVDSGLKQSKIKKSMINDSYEAAVNYIYSDTGNIYVRAEQSFRTPAPTEFQDKNGTAGYSINDLEAETNQTLEIGLKDYILGSVVQFNAFIGRTKGEIYYDEISHGNEWAYYNLDETQRKGIELNLNQDYGKLFFFEGISYVDAEITENSDDNSIEGNQVPYTSKLNANIGTGVRWTDKFNTILTFNYKDGYYLDRANKYKARSYITLDLTANYSMDNGLKLYGGINNLLDRQNFDQEALENGIQVYDPASERSFYAGFEYKF, via the coding sequence ATGAAAAAAACTTTATTAGCAGCTTTTATTATAAGTGCTGCAGCTTATGCAGAAAATACAGCAGAGGTAACTCTTGACAAAACATATGTAAAATCTACAAACGGCTTTGAAGAAACTTTACAGAATACACCTAAAAATATTCAAGTTATTACACAGGGGGAAATAGAAGAAAAAAATTATAAAGATGTTTACGAAATCTTAGAAAATTCTCCTCTTATTACCATTAAGAATGATTCATTGGGGCAAGCTATTGAAATGAGAGGAAGTGGGCTTAATTCAAAAGGAACAGTTCAAGTTATGGTTGATGGAATGAGTATAAATCCTATTGATATTAATCATGGAACATTACCTTTAAACAGTATACCTGTTTCAAATATTGAAAAAATAGAAATTCTTCCGGGAGGAAACGGAGTTCTTTTTGGAGATGGAGCTAACGGAGGAGTTATTAATATAATAACGAAAGATTCTGTTGAAAAAAGTGAATCATATGTTGGAGCAAGATATGGAAGCAATAATGAAAAAATTTTTAAAGCTGGAACTGCTACAAAAATAAATGACAGATTTTCAGTTCTTGTAAACTACCAAGGGGAAAACAGCAAAACAAATAGAGATGACGAAATAAATAAAAATTATAATATTGATGCCACAGGACTTATAAAAATTGATGATAAATCAAATTTATCAATAAGATATGCTCATTATGAGAAAGAAACTAAAACAGCTGACCTTTTAACAAGAGATGAATGGAAAGCAGATAATAATCAATCTAGTGTAGATAAAGCAGGAAACCAGCTTCCTGAAAGCGGAATGATTAATATTGCTGGAAAAAGTATGCCTGTTGGGGGAAAAATAGATAACTCTTATGATATTTTAAATAAAAGTAAAATTAAAAGAGATGATATCTCTGCAAATTATAAAAGAGAACTTACAGATAATCTTGATTTTAATTTGACTGCAAGCTGGCAGAAAACAACAAATGATATTAATCAAAAAGAACTTAATGTATTAAATTTCGCTGAAAGTCCTTTATTAGTTAATGGTCGTCCTGATTTAGCTAATACGAATAGTCAATATAAATCTTATTATGCTGATTATATTGGAACTTTTACAGAAGAAAAATTTAAAATAAATCCATCTTTAAAATATAATTACGGAGAAAAAAGTTATTTCATTTTAGGATATGATTATAAACTTCAAAAATCTCAGAGAGATTTTGATAATTTTTTAGATATGTATAAAGTTTATAATCTTGACAGTGAAAAAGAAAGTCATGGAGCATATATTTTCAATAAAACAACAGTGGGGCAGTTTGAATTTATGCAGGGGGTAAGAAGAGAGTGGACATATTTTGATACAACAAAAAATTCTCATTATTACCATAAAGTTATGCCTTATATAACTAATACTTCTACTTCAGGTGAAATTTTTATGGGAGTAAAACCTGGAGAAACTTCTAATCCTTATGTTGATAGTGGATTAAAACAAAGTAAAATAAAAAAATCTATGATAAATGACAGCTATGAAGCTGCTGTAAACTATATTTATTCTGATACAGGAAATATCTATGTAAGAGCCGAGCAAAGTTTCAGAACTCCTGCCCCAACTGAATTTCAAGATAAAAATGGAACAGCAGGATATTCTATAAATGATCTTGAGGCTGAAACAAACCAAACTCTTGAAATAGGATTAAAAGATTATATTTTAGGTTCTGTTGTTCAGTTTAATGCTTTTATTGGAAGAACAAAAGGTGAAATTTATTATGATGAAATTTCACATGGAAACGAATGGGCTTATTACAATCTTGATGAAACACAAAGAAAAGGTATTGAGCTTAACTTAAATCAAGACTATGGAAAACTTTTCTTCTTTGAAGGAATTTCGTATGTTGATGCAGAAATTACAGAAAATAGTGATGATAATTCTATTGAAGGAAATCAAGTCCCTTATACTTCAAAATTAAATGCTAACATTGGAACAGGGGTAAGATGGACTGATAAATTTAATACTATCTTAACATTTAATTATAAAGATGGATATTATCTTGACAGAGCAAATAAATACAAAGCAAGAAGTTACATCACTCTTGACTTAACAGCAAACTATTCTATGGATAACGGTTTAAAACTTTATGGAGGAATAAACAACCTTCTTGATAGACAAAACTTTGATCAAGAGGCTTTGGAAAATGGGATTCAAGTTTATGATCCTGCTTCTGAAAGATCTTTCTATGCAGGTTTTGAATACAAATTTTAG
- a CDS encoding iron-containing alcohol dehydrogenase: MKFDFTYYNPTKIYFGKDSLNNLEGELKKYGKTVLLVYGKNSIKKNGLYDKVIEILKSANKKVIELAGIKSNPTYKQMMEGAKLVRENNVDLILAVGGGSVIDCSKAISVSAYCDEEPWEKYWINFKNVDNKIVPVGSILTMVGTGSEMNGGSVITHEEKMLKNGRVFPTEVYPKFSILNPEYTYTVPKNQMVSGIFDTLSHLMEQYFSGDDNNTTDYVIEGIMESLIDSARIAIKNPKDYEARSNIMWCATLGLNTVTGLSKTQDWEVHMIEHQVGAYTDCPHGIGLAIVSVPYYKYIYKYGLDKFVRFAEKIWKIDGKGMTKEEIALAGIEKLSDFIKEMGIPTTLREIGATEEMLPLIANSTVIMEGGYKKLTADEILEILKESF; encoded by the coding sequence ATGAAATTTGATTTCACTTATTACAACCCAACTAAAATTTATTTTGGAAAAGATTCTCTTAATAATTTAGAGGGAGAATTAAAAAAATATGGAAAGACAGTACTTTTAGTCTATGGAAAAAATTCTATTAAGAAAAATGGTCTTTATGATAAAGTTATTGAAATTTTAAAATCTGCTAATAAAAAAGTTATTGAACTTGCAGGAATAAAATCTAATCCAACATACAAACAAATGATGGAAGGAGCAAAGCTTGTCAGAGAAAATAATGTTGATTTAATTTTAGCTGTTGGTGGAGGTTCTGTTATAGATTGTTCTAAAGCTATTTCTGTATCAGCTTATTGTGATGAAGAGCCTTGGGAAAAATATTGGATTAATTTTAAAAATGTAGATAATAAAATAGTTCCTGTTGGAAGTATACTTACAATGGTTGGAACTGGTTCTGAAATGAACGGAGGTTCTGTTATAACTCATGAAGAAAAAATGTTAAAAAATGGAAGGGTTTTCCCTACAGAAGTTTATCCAAAATTTTCTATTTTAAATCCTGAGTATACTTATACAGTTCCTAAAAACCAAATGGTTAGTGGAATATTTGACACTCTTTCACATCTTATGGAACAATATTTTTCAGGAGATGACAACAATACTACTGATTATGTAATTGAAGGAATCATGGAATCATTAATTGACAGTGCAAGAATAGCTATTAAAAATCCAAAAGATTATGAAGCTAGAAGCAATATTATGTGGTGTGCAACTCTTGGATTAAATACAGTTACAGGATTATCAAAAACACAAGATTGGGAAGTACATATGATAGAACACCAAGTTGGTGCTTATACTGACTGTCCTCATGGAATAGGACTTGCAATTGTATCTGTTCCTTATTACAAATATATCTATAAATATGGTTTAGATAAATTTGTAAGATTTGCTGAAAAAATTTGGAAAATAGATGGAAAAGGTATGACTAAAGAAGAAATTGCTCTTGCAGGAATTGAAAAACTTTCTGACTTTATAAAAGAAATGGGAATTCCTACAACATTAAGAGAAATTGGTGCTACAGAAGAAATGCTTCCACTTATTGCAAATTCTACTGTAATTATGGAAGGTGGGTATAAAAAATTAACTGCTGATGAAATTTTAGAAATTTTAAAAGAATCATTCTAA
- a CDS encoding MerR family transcriptional regulator, whose product MTISEVGKKYDISTDTLRYYERIGLIPKVGKNKSGNRDFTEVDCNWVEFIKCMRGAGISVESLIDYVKLFQEGDNTIKARKQILVEEYEILTEKIKKLQEVQERLRLKIELYDKNILEYEEKLKK is encoded by the coding sequence ATGACAATATCTGAAGTTGGTAAAAAATATGATATTTCTACAGATACATTAAGATATTATGAAAGAATAGGACTTATCCCAAAAGTTGGAAAAAATAAAAGCGGAAATAGAGATTTTACAGAAGTAGACTGTAACTGGGTAGAATTTATTAAATGTATGAGAGGAGCAGGTATCTCTGTAGAAAGTTTGATTGATTATGTAAAATTATTCCAAGAGGGAGATAACACAATCAAAGCAAGAAAACAAATTTTAGTAGAAGAATATGAAATTTTAACTGAAAAAATAAAAAAATTACAAGAAGTTCAAGAAAGATTAAGGCTGAAAATAGAACTTTATGATAAAAATATTTTAGAGTATGAAGAAAAATTAAAAAAATAA
- a CDS encoding flavodoxin family protein, giving the protein MKNILVLSSSPRKNGNSDILCEQFIKGAKESGHNTEKIYISDMKINYCTGCGVCNTTGKCVQHDEMEKLCEKMLKADVIVFATPVYFYSMCGQMKVFIDRLVPVYTKLLNKEVYIIVTAWDSEKANLNSTVEAIRGLTRDCMEGTIEKGIILGSGSAEKGEIKNSAAYLEAYKMGKKA; this is encoded by the coding sequence ATGAAAAATATATTAGTTTTATCATCAAGTCCAAGAAAAAATGGAAATTCAGATATTTTATGTGAACAATTTATAAAAGGAGCAAAGGAAAGCGGACATAATACAGAAAAAATTTATATTTCTGATATGAAAATAAATTATTGCACCGGCTGTGGAGTCTGCAATACTACTGGAAAATGTGTCCAACACGATGAAATGGAAAAACTATGTGAAAAAATGTTAAAAGCAGATGTAATTGTTTTTGCTACACCTGTTTATTTTTATTCTATGTGCGGTCAGATGAAAGTTTTTATAGATAGATTAGTTCCGGTATATACAAAACTTTTAAATAAAGAAGTGTATATAATAGTTACTGCTTGGGATTCAGAAAAAGCAAATTTAAACTCAACAGTAGAAGCTATAAGAGGACTTACAAGAGATTGTATGGAAGGAACAATAGAAAAAGGAATTATTTTAGGAAGCGGAAGTGCAGAAAAAGGAGAAATAAAAAACAGTGCTGCTTATTTAGAAGCTTATAAAATGGGAAAAAAAGCATAG
- a CDS encoding GNAT family N-acetyltransferase, which yields MEKFEFILKNTQKIIIKKARENDAEEFLKYFNNVGVETDFLGFGAEGPKITLEEEKKIFKNSTSKNFYLIAELGGKIIGSCSISTNEKRLRSLHFGELGIVVLKDYWNIGIGYHLISVAIMLSKKAGLRKINLDTRIDNLRAINLYKKLGFKEEGVITRGTFINNKFYDLLIMGLEIN from the coding sequence ATGGAAAAATTTGAATTTATTTTAAAAAATACTCAAAAGATTATTATAAAAAAAGCTAGAGAGAATGATGCAGAAGAATTTTTAAAATATTTTAATAATGTAGGAGTAGAGACAGACTTTTTAGGTTTTGGGGCAGAAGGTCCAAAAATAACCTTAGAAGAAGAGAAAAAAATATTTAAAAATTCAACATCTAAAAATTTTTATCTTATAGCAGAACTAGGAGGAAAAATTATAGGTAGTTGCTCCATTAGTACAAATGAGAAAAGGCTTCGTTCTCTTCATTTTGGAGAATTAGGAATAGTGGTGTTAAAAGATTATTGGAATATAGGAATAGGGTATCATCTTATTTCAGTAGCAATAATGTTATCTAAAAAAGCAGGTCTTAGAAAAATAAATCTTGATACAAGAATAGATAATTTAAGGGCAATAAATCTTTATAAGAAGTTAGGATTTAAAGAGGAAGGAGTAATAACAAGAGGAACATTTATAAATAATAAATTTTATGATTTACTTATAATGGGATTGGAAATTAATTAA
- a CDS encoding NUDIX hydrolase has product MENLKKEIEKYIPFNNQEKEDKKFILEIFKSEKDILTRNNKKCHFSVSAWIVNSDRKKVLMCYHNIYNSWAWLGGHADGDSDLKRVILKEIKEESGLTKVKFLSEDVFSLEVLTVSGHIKKGNYVSSHLHLNLTFLIEADIADKLSIKPDENSGLEWIDVEDISKKSNEKWFVDNIYSKLIEKVKKYY; this is encoded by the coding sequence ATGGAAAATTTAAAAAAAGAAATTGAAAAATATATACCTTTTAATAATCAGGAAAAAGAAGATAAAAAATTTATTCTTGAAATATTTAAAAGTGAAAAAGATATTTTAACGAGAAATAATAAAAAATGTCATTTTAGTGTATCTGCTTGGATAGTAAATAGTGATAGAAAAAAAGTCTTGATGTGTTATCATAATATTTATAATTCTTGGGCTTGGCTTGGAGGTCATGCTGATGGAGACAGTGATTTAAAGAGAGTTATCTTGAAAGAGATAAAAGAAGAAAGTGGTTTAACAAAAGTTAAATTTTTATCAGAAGATGTTTTCTCCTTGGAAGTGCTTACTGTAAGTGGTCATATAAAAAAAGGAAACTATGTCTCTTCTCATCTTCATTTAAATTTAACATTTCTTATAGAAGCAGATATAGCTGATAAACTTTCAATAAAGCCTGATGAGAATAGTGGCTTGGAATGGATAGATGTAGAAGATATTTCAAAGAAATCAAATGAAAAATGGTTTGTAGATAATATTTATTCTAAATTAATTGAGAAAGTTAAAAAATATTATTAA
- a CDS encoding M23 family metallopeptidase — protein sequence MKNKYNASVDRTEEIRYFFVNKIIKNYAVAFIAIIIIGYIILTGAAIFFNMKIKEYNKLIQEKAEQYDSLMAENLALYNDLEDSKKQFENINEKIIKIEELINDDIYTSDEPMTQEEKLEILKADLEKKKYLLTIIPNGNPIFPFNGYTSGFGKRTHPTLDKTLFHYGLDYRADIGTSVIAPADGVIEYAGYNSGGFGKLIIVSHSFGFKTYYAHLNKINVKQGDFILKGDKIGETGNTGRSSGPHLHYEIHYLGRRLNPKNFASWSLENYDDIFDKEKNVKWQYLAEAINHQTQIFQKTE from the coding sequence TTGAAAAATAAATATAATGCATCAGTAGACAGAACAGAAGAAATAAGATATTTTTTTGTAAATAAAATAATAAAAAATTATGCAGTAGCTTTTATAGCAATTATTATAATTGGCTATATTATTCTTACAGGAGCAGCTATATTCTTTAATATGAAAATAAAAGAATATAATAAATTAATTCAGGAAAAAGCTGAACAGTATGATTCACTGATGGCAGAAAATTTAGCTCTATATAATGATTTAGAAGATTCTAAGAAACAATTTGAAAATATAAATGAGAAAATAATAAAAATAGAAGAATTAATAAATGATGATATTTATACTTCTGATGAACCAATGACTCAAGAAGAAAAGTTGGAGATTTTAAAAGCAGATCTAGAAAAGAAAAAATATCTTTTGACTATAATTCCTAATGGTAATCCAATATTTCCTTTTAATGGCTACACAAGTGGTTTTGGAAAAAGAACTCATCCTACTCTTGATAAAACTCTTTTTCATTATGGACTTGATTACAGAGCAGATATAGGGACTTCTGTAATAGCTCCTGCTGATGGTGTGATTGAATATGCAGGATATAATAGTGGAGGTTTTGGAAAACTTATTATAGTTTCACATAGCTTTGGATTTAAGACTTATTATGCTCATTTGAACAAGATAAATGTAAAACAAGGAGATTTTATATTAAAAGGGGATAAAATAGGAGAAACAGGAAATACTGGAAGAAGTAGTGGCCCTCATTTACATTATGAAATTCATTATTTGGGAAGAAGACTTAATCCTAAAAATTTTGCCTCTTGGAGTCTTGAAAATTATGATGATATTTTTGATAAAGAGAAAAATGTAAAATGGCAATATCTTGCTGAAGCAATAAATCATCAGACTCAAATTTTTCAAAAAACAGAATAA
- the pfkB gene encoding 1-phosphofructokinase, translating to MKKILTVTLNPAIDVRYNVENMRIGEVNRTKHIEKNAGGKGINVSRVINQLGGDVLATGIVGGFTGKLFLSKLNADGIKNNFLETDYETRTCIAVIDKDIKGITEFLESAEGTSEDFSKFVERYISILDKGIDIVCGSGSLLKGIGTDAYNILIDEAAKRGIKFILDTSGASLKKGMEAKPFLIKPNQEELEDLTGKKFNNLSEVVEAAKEIVSTGIENVMVTLGGDGAVLVTKNKAYKGTFPKVEIKNTVGSGDSTIAGMAYGLSVDKSIDECFRLAVACGTTNAMVDSTGFIDHDILKDIIPKIVIEEL from the coding sequence ATGAAAAAAATATTAACAGTAACTTTAAATCCTGCAATAGATGTGAGATATAATGTTGAAAACATGAGAATTGGTGAAGTAAACAGAACAAAACATATTGAAAAAAATGCAGGGGGTAAAGGTATAAATGTAAGCAGAGTTATAAATCAACTTGGAGGAGATGTCCTTGCAACTGGTATTGTAGGTGGCTTTACAGGGAAACTTTTTCTTTCAAAACTTAATGCAGATGGTATAAAAAATAATTTTCTGGAAACTGATTATGAAACAAGAACATGTATTGCTGTTATAGATAAAGATATAAAAGGAATTACAGAATTTCTTGAATCAGCTGAAGGAACATCAGAAGATTTTAGTAAATTTGTAGAAAGATATATATCAATCCTTGATAAAGGAATAGATATTGTATGTGGTTCAGGAAGTCTTTTAAAAGGAATAGGAACAGATGCATATAATATATTAATAGATGAGGCAGCAAAAAGAGGAATTAAATTTATTCTTGATACAAGTGGAGCTTCATTAAAAAAAGGGATGGAAGCAAAGCCATTTTTAATAAAACCTAATCAAGAAGAGTTAGAAGATCTTACTGGTAAAAAATTTAACAACCTTTCAGAAGTTGTAGAAGCAGCAAAAGAAATAGTAAGCACAGGTATAGAAAATGTAATGGTAACTCTAGGAGGAGATGGGGCAGTTCTTGTAACTAAGAATAAAGCATATAAAGGGACTTTTCCTAAAGTTGAAATAAAAAATACAGTAGGATCTGGTGATTCTACTATAGCTGGGATGGCTTATGGTCTTTCTGTGGACAAATCTATAGATGAATGTTTCAGACTTGCAGTTGCATGTGGGACAACTAATGCAATGGTTGATAGTACAGGATTTATTGATCATGATATATTAAAAGATATTATTCCTAAAATAGTAATAGAGGAATTATAA
- a CDS encoding tagatose bisphosphate family class II aldolase, with product MLVSTRQLLLDAQKGKYAVPAFNVHNMETIQTVVEAAAELRSPIIVAATPGTMKYAGPEFFIKLVEICSEKYDIPVAMHLDHHENYDEIVNAIGIGTKSAMIDASHLDFEENVAMVKKVVDYAHRFDVTVEGELGILGGQEDDLVRDDKDSKYTNPAQAKEYVERTGIDSLAVAIGTAHGVYKEEPKLDFDRLAEIRAVVDVPLVLHGASGVPADQVKKAIELGITKVNIATELKMPFAETLRKVLIDKPNESDPRKYFGPAKEAMKKVAIEKILMCGSNGKA from the coding sequence ATGTTAGTATCAACAAGACAATTATTATTAGATGCCCAAAAAGGAAAATATGCAGTACCTGCTTTTAATGTACATAACATGGAAACAATTCAAACGGTAGTAGAGGCAGCAGCAGAACTTAGATCTCCAATTATCGTTGCAGCTACACCTGGAACAATGAAATATGCAGGACCAGAATTTTTTATTAAATTAGTTGAAATCTGTTCTGAAAAATATGATATCCCAGTAGCTATGCATTTAGATCACCATGAAAATTATGATGAAATAGTAAATGCAATAGGAATTGGAACAAAATCAGCTATGATAGATGCTTCTCACTTAGATTTTGAAGAAAATGTTGCAATGGTTAAAAAAGTTGTAGATTATGCACATAGATTTGATGTTACTGTAGAAGGAGAGTTAGGAATTCTTGGAGGACAAGAAGATGACTTAGTAAGAGATGACAAAGATAGTAAATATACAAATCCTGCTCAAGCAAAAGAATATGTTGAAAGAACAGGAATAGATTCTCTTGCAGTTGCGATTGGAACAGCTCATGGAGTATATAAAGAAGAACCTAAATTAGACTTTGACAGACTTGCTGAAATAAGAGCAGTTGTTGATGTACCTTTAGTACTACACGGAGCATCAGGAGTACCTGCTGACCAAGTTAAAAAAGCAATAGAACTTGGAATTACAAAAGTAAATATTGCAACTGAATTAAAAATGCCTTTTGCTGAAACTTTAAGAAAAGTATTAATTGACAAACCAAATGAAAGCGACCCTAGAAAATATTTTGGACCTGCTAAAGAAGCAATGAAAAAAGTTGCTATAGAAAAAATCTTAATGTGTGGAAGTAACGGGAAAGCATAA
- a CDS encoding SIS domain-containing protein has product MDFKSCVTWKEITQQPAIWKEEVEIVRENLKAIGEFIEGVKADKVKVIFTGAGSSEFVGNTLCSYVNSKIDIDVLSVPTTDIVSMPEQYLEADTATILVSCARSGNSPESVAAVELADKLVKNIHHIFITCNAEGKLAQISKSGNNKYLLLMPEKTNDKGFAMTGSFSSMVVAGVLVLLRKDFEGMAARVEYVADLVNRNIEKILTDAETVAALDIERIVYLGDGAAKGLAEEMSLKVLELTGGKLASFYNTFLGFRHGPKSIVNDKTAIVCMMSNNKHTRIYELDLLKEFKNEGGKKKIIVLDTINDEEVKANADYYFTFADEKLGEIEDVFADLSYLVCGQLISLVKSASLGINPDNPCPTGEVNRVVKGVIIHEYNK; this is encoded by the coding sequence ATGGATTTTAAAAGTTGCGTAACATGGAAAGAAATAACTCAACAACCAGCTATTTGGAAAGAAGAAGTTGAAATAGTAAGAGAAAATCTTAAAGCTATAGGAGAATTTATTGAAGGTGTAAAAGCTGATAAAGTTAAAGTTATATTTACAGGAGCAGGTTCTTCTGAATTTGTTGGTAATACACTTTGCTCTTATGTAAACAGTAAAATAGATATAGATGTATTATCAGTTCCAACAACTGATATAGTATCTATGCCTGAACAGTATTTAGAAGCAGACACAGCTACAATTCTTGTATCTTGTGCAAGATCAGGAAACTCTCCTGAAAGTGTTGCTGCAGTAGAACTTGCAGATAAATTAGTAAAAAATATTCATCATATTTTTATAACTTGTAATGCAGAAGGAAAATTAGCTCAAATATCTAAATCAGGAAATAATAAGTATCTATTATTAATGCCTGAAAAAACAAATGACAAAGGATTTGCGATGACAGGAAGTTTCTCTTCAATGGTTGTTGCAGGAGTTCTAGTTCTTTTAAGAAAAGATTTTGAAGGAATGGCTGCAAGAGTAGAATATGTAGCAGATTTAGTAAACAGAAATATAGAAAAAATTCTTACAGATGCAGAAACAGTTGCAGCTTTAGATATAGAAAGAATAGTATATCTTGGAGATGGAGCAGCTAAAGGTCTTGCTGAAGAAATGTCTCTTAAAGTTCTTGAACTTACAGGTGGAAAGTTAGCATCTTTCTATAATACATTCTTAGGATTCAGACATGGACCTAAATCAATAGTTAATGATAAAACAGCTATTGTATGTATGATGTCAAATAATAAACATACAAGAATTTATGAACTTGATTTACTAAAAGAATTTAAAAATGAAGGTGGAAAGAAAAAGATTATTGTTTTAGATACAATAAATGATGAAGAAGTAAAAGCTAATGCAGATTATTACTTTACTTTTGCTGATGAAAAACTTGGAGAAATAGAAGATGTATTTGCAGATCTTTCTTACTTAGTGTGTGGACAATTAATTTCACTTGTAAAATCAGCAAGCTTAGGAATAAATCCTGATAATCCTTGCCCTACAGGAGAAGTAAACAGAGTAGTTAAAGGTGTAATTATACACGAATACAACAAATAA